A genomic region of Gossypium hirsutum isolate 1008001.06 chromosome D01, Gossypium_hirsutum_v2.1, whole genome shotgun sequence contains the following coding sequences:
- the LOC121213657 gene encoding uncharacterized protein, whose product MPPREEFPTKGLEGAPSNDIGWHFGTPVSNARGSIVCKLCGKVVKGGITRFKEHIAHKTGNVAPCPNVTGVIRESMMNVLKESNTKKIDKKRRKDEFLSQLTKEEDEHEGFIDEVSAIRQATRESI is encoded by the exons atgccACCACGTGAAGAGTTCCCGACTAAAGGATTGGAGGGTGCACCAAGTAATGATATAGGTTGGCACTTTGGAACTCCAGTGTCAAATGCGAGAGGAAGTATCGTATGTAAACTTTGTGGTAAAGTTGTGAAAGGAGGAATAACACGATTtaaagagcacattgctcataaaaccggcaatgttgcaccatgccctaatgttactg gtGTCATTAGAGAAAGTATGATGAATGTACTAAAAGAAAGCAACacaaagaaaatagacaaaaagaggagaaaagatgAATTCTTATCTCAATTAACAAAAGAGGAGGATGAGCACGAGGGATTCATTGATGAGGTTTCTGCTATAAGGCAAGCAACTCGAGAAAGTATCTAA